One window of Quercus robur chromosome 12, dhQueRobu3.1, whole genome shotgun sequence genomic DNA carries:
- the LOC126709459 gene encoding tobamovirus multiplication protein 2B, which produces MASSTSSGSSREGTAKAMVADQISQAVQSTSNLLHLMQQSSVSQAQLIKLPKNLLAKTSTIKNTGQVLEQMPRVISSLDAHMEKGLQSVPHLQTVIQLLENIKSFQLNSLSQAHLSQEEHELARPSEVP; this is translated from the exons ATGGCAAGCTCAACAAGCAGTGGGAGCAGCAGAGAAGGTACGGCCAAAGCCATGGTAGCCGATCAGATCTCTCAGGCCGTTCAGTCCACCTCCAATCTCCTCCACCTCATGCAGCAATCATCTGTTTCTCAG GCCCAACTGATAAAGCTTCCAAAGAACCTTTTGGCAAAAACCTCTACAATCAAGAATACTGGGCAA GTTTTAGAGCAGATGCCTCGAGTAATTTCATCCTTGGATGCACATATGGAGAAAGGATTACAAAG TGTTCCTCATCTACAAACCGTAATCCAGTTACTTGAAAATATCAAAAGCTTCCAGcttaattctctctctcaagctcaTCTTTCTCAGgag GAACATGAATTGGCAAGACCTTCTGAGGTGCCGTAG